From the Carassius carassius chromosome 45, fCarCar2.1, whole genome shotgun sequence genome, one window contains:
- the zbtb21 gene encoding zinc finger and BTB domain-containing protein 21 has translation MESLGHYCNPSHGISLLGVLNEQRLKGQLCDVVLLVGDQQYQAHKSVLAACSEYFQSVFSRREAENSSIVQLDFCEPDAFEIVLNYIYSSSLFVEKCSLAAIQELGYSLGIPFLTNIMSVRPQASYSVSRKRMSLFEEEDGASQKRSVIVHQGQGEQPGMDVFQRKSLTLQGKPFKQATEPPTLTHDFSNQSQSSGHVKPNEKESSSTSKSRCSYKNTDDGDCRSIISSPTSILRHRTEYRSQSMRPQLTSSVSFSESVQHASLQSDQTDGVIDGRMEASHDSRPVGEHQGPRNQTVDRSGPLIKSLLRRSLSMDSPVPVFSPALELKDSQSREQSVVKLITTTARSPFPENEDRVSKDMPLLLRSRQRNAYQTEGTQTTQLRIKAEPSSPLADPSEIVRITVGDNLPVNFKDFQANYDEGPRGYFTPSMKRKSKIDGSYMPFKRSRPVNEHHLMHQESTFDEVPYNSNMDNNDEEPGELRPNKMFKCWNCLKVFRSNAGLYRHVNMYHNPEKPYACDICHKRFHTNFKVWTHCQTQHGVVQNPAPSSSSYSVLDEKFQRKLIDIVREREIKKALIMKLRRSKQGLQSQPFGRKNRRSRSYGCPYCGKMFFFQSHLKLHMKGHSAEPANLDTDAKRDLQYKQQQQQLTHLKENQDKDVFSCRLCNEKLPSLNELEDHERACRYATVCPYCGLRFSNTVVKKDHEAHCKYKKLTCLECMRTFKSSFSIWRHQVEVHNHNMMSMKEQLTLGLQESNHDESSNVLRIPPSSQELIRDSREEGVYSDSSVPPMYDSEDSSSYVPEDLSAHGQGELQVKEEPQEEAVSAKDGMSSASVGSEEPGVWPCEKCGKLFSAHKDLERHQELLCHIKPFICHICHKAFRTNFRLWSHYQSHMSTPEEPEMRDMDRLQSSPSPSPPLTISIPEPPTSPLKATCSGVDAAGEEPRGSMSPSTKLKKPDQEKTSDDEPKEQSQTKSDSTEKTITPEESDTLFYHAPTLSALTFKRQYMCKFCHRTFKTAFSLWSHEQSHT, from the coding sequence ATGGAGAGCCTGGGGCACTACTGTAACCCTTCCCATGGTATTTCTCTGCTGGGTGTCCTCAACGAACAGCGGTTGAAGGGTCAGCTCTGTGATGTTGTGTTGTTAGTGGGTGATCAACAATACCAGGCCCATAAAAGCGTCCTTGCAGCATGCAGTGAATATTTCCAGTCTGTGTTCTCCAGAAGGGAAGCAGAGAACAGCTCCATTGTTCAGCTTGACTTCTGTGAGCCTGATGCGTTTGAGATTGTGCTCAACTACATCTACTCCTCATCTCTGTTTGTGGAGAAATGCAGCCTGGCAGCTATACAGGAACTGGGATATAGCCTCGGCATTCCCTTTCTAACCAACATCATGTCTGTAAGACCTCAGGCATCATACTCCGTGTCAAGGAAACGGATGTCGCTCTTTGAGGAAGAGGATGGCGCTTCTCAAAAGAGAAGTGTTATTGTACATCAAGGTCAAGGTGAGCAGCCTGGCATGGATGTGTTTCAGAGGAAAAGTTTGACTCTTCAGGGAAAACCATTTAAACAGGCCACAGAGCCACCCACGCTCACACACGATTTCAGCAATCAAAGCCAATCCTCAGGACACGTCAAACCAAATGAAAAAGAGTCCAGTAGTACCTCCAAGAGCAGATGTTCATATAAAAACACAGACGATGGTGACTGCAGATCTATCATCTCCTCACCAACATCCATACTGAGACATCGAACTGAATACAGATCGCAATCTATGAGGCCGCAACTAACATCCTCAGTGTCATTCAGCGAGTCTGTACAGCATGCAAGCCTACAATCAGATCAAACTGACGGCGTCATTGATGGAAGAATGGAAGCATCGCATGATTCCAGACCAGTGGGTGAACATCAAGGTCCACGCAACCAAACTGTAGACCGAAGTGGGCCACTTATTAAAAGTCTGCTGCGCAGATCATTGTCGATGGATAGTCCAGTTCCTGTTTTTTCTCCAGCTCTGGAGCTAAAGGACTCACAAAGTCGAGAACAGTCCGTGGTCAAGTTAATTACCACAACAGCAAGGTCGCCATTCCCTGAAAATGAGGATCGGGTGTCAAAAGATATGCCGCTTCTTCTCAGGTCGAGACAGCGAAATGCATATCAGACAGAGGGCACTCAAACGACTCAACTCAGAATTAAAGCGGAGCCCAGCAGTCCTCTTGCTGACCCCTCTGAAATAGTACGCATTACAGTTGGAGACAACCTGCCGGTAAACTTCAAAGACTTTCAGGCAAACTACGATGAAGGTCCTAGAGGGTACTTTACTCCCTCAATGAAAAGGAAGAGTAAGATAGATGGTAGTTATATGCCTTTTAAGAGATCTAGGCCTGTTAATGAGCATCATCTGATGCATCAGGAAAGCACATTTGATGAGGTACCTTACAATTCCAACATGGACAATAATGATGAGGAACCTGGAGAACTTCGGccaaacaaaatgtttaagtgCTGGAACTGTCTGAAGGTTTTCAGGTCCAATGCAGGTCTGTATCGCCATGTGAACATGTACCACAACCCAGAGAAGCCGTATGCGTGCGACATCTGCCACAAACGCTTTCACACAAACTTCAAAGTCTGGACTCACTGCCAAACCCAACACGGCGTGGTGCAAAATCCCGCACCCTCTTCTAGTTCCTATTCTGTTCTGGATGAGAAGTTTCAGAGGAAGCTAATTGATATTGTACGAGAGCGGGAGATAAAGAAGGCCTTGATTATGAAGCTCCGGAGATCCAAGCAAGGCCTGCAGTCACAACCCTTCGGCAGGAAAAACAGGCGATCGAGGTCCTATGGATGCCCCTACTGTggcaaaatgtttttctttcagtCACACTTAAAATTACATATGAAAGGACACTCTGCTGAGCCGGCTAACCTTGACACGGATGCCAAGAGAGACCTTCAatacaagcagcagcagcagcagctgacaCATCTTAAAGAAAACCAAGATAAGGATGTCTTTTCTTGCCGACTCTGCAATGAGAAACTGCCCTCTTTAAATGAATTAGAAGACCATGAGAGAGCTTGCAGGTATGCTACCGTCTGCCCATACTGTGGACTTCGATTCTCCAACACAGTCGTCAAGAAAGACCACGAAGCTCACTGCAAGTACAAGAAGCTGACTTGTCTTGAGTGTATGCGCACGTTTAAGTCCTCTTTCAGCATATGGCGTCATCAGGTTGAAGTTCACAATCACAATATGATGAGTATGAAGGAGCAGTTGACTCTCGGTCTCCAAGAGAGTAATCATGACGAATCATCCAACGTTCTCAGAATTCCACCTTCTTCTCAGGAGTTGATACGTGACTCCAGAGAGGAAGGAGTGTACAGTGACTCATCGGTTCCACCCATGTATGATTCTGAAGACTCATCGTCTTATGTCCCAGAGGACTTGAGTGCTCATGGTCAAGGGGAGTTGCAGGTCAAAGAGGAACCTCAAGAGGAAGCAGTATCAGCCAAGGATGGCATGAGCTCCGCTTCTGTTGGATCTGAGGAACCGGGCGTTTGGCCTTGTGAGAAGTGTGGGAAGCTTTTCAGTGCCCACAAAGACCTAGAACGACATCAGGAACTGCTTTGCCACATCAAACCCTTTATCTGCCACATATGTCACAAAGCATTCAGGACCAACTTCCGCCTCTGGAGCCACTACCAGTCCCACATGTCCACACCTGAAGAGCCAGAGATGAGAGACATGGACAGGCTTCAGTcttctccatctccttctccaCCTCTCACAATTTCCATCCCAGAGCCTCCAACTTCTCCACTTAAAGCAACCTGTTCTGGGGTGGATGCCGCAGGAGAGGAACCCAGAGGCTCCATGTCACCGTCAACCAAACTCAAGAAGCCAGATCAGGAGAAAACCAGCGACGATGAGCCTAAGGAACAATCTCAAACCAAGTCCGACAGCACAGAAAAAACGATCACCCCTGAGGAATCCGACACGCTATTTTACCATGCCCCCACTCTCTCTGCACTCACTTTTAAACGGCAGTACATGTGCAAATTCTGTCACCGGACATTTAAGACCGCCTTCAGTCTGTGGAGTCACGAGCAGAGCCATACGTAA
- the LOC132127467 gene encoding autophagy-related protein 101-like, with amino-acid sequence MNCRSEVLEVSVEGRQVDEAMLAVLHTILLHRSTGKFHYKKEGTYSIGTVGTQDVDCDFIDFTFVRVSSDELDRVIRKAVAEFKDGLGNSGSDGMGQISLEFYQKKKSRWPFSDECIPWEVWSIKVNVVNLANEQERQICREKVGEKLGEKVINIVEVINRHDYLPKMPTQSEVDNVFDTSLKDVQPYLYKITYQITDSLGTSVSTTMRRLIKDTLAL; translated from the exons ATGAACTGTCGGTCAGAAGTCCTGGAGGTGTCGGTGGAGGGCAGGCAGGTGGACGAGGCCATGCTGGCCGTCCTGCACACGATCCTCCTGCACCGCAGCACTGGGAAATTTCACTATAAGAAAGAGGGCACGTACTCCATCGGCACGGTGGGAACTCAAGACGTGGACTGCGACTTCATCGACTTCACGTTCGTGCGAGTGTCTTCTGATGAGCTGGACAGGGTTATCAGGAAAGCGGTAGCCGAGTTTAAG GATGGTCTTGGTAATTCTGGGAGTGATGGCATGGGTCAGATCTCTTTGGAGTTCTACCAGAAGAAGAAGTCACGCTGGCCCTTTTCAGACGAGTGCATCCCGTGGGAGGTCTGGAGCATCAAGGTGAATGTGGTGAACCTGGCCAACGAACAGGAGCGTCAGATCTGCAGGGAGAAGGTTGGCGAGAAGCTCGGCGAGAAAGTCATCAACATCGTGGAGGTCATCAACCGTCACGACTACCTTCCCAAGATGCCCACCCAGTCGGAAGTGGACAATGTGTTCGATACGAGTTTGAAAGATGTTCAGCCGTATCTGTACAAGATCACGTACCAGATCACTGATTCTCTGGGCACGTCAGTGAGCACTACCATGAGGAGGCTGATCAAAGACACGCTGGCATTGTAA
- the rad51c gene encoding DNA repair protein RAD51 homolog 3, translated as MHRTVPSLPLAPSVKVKLINAGFQVASDLIDMRPLQLCKEAGISQEEAVEVLQMLRDDGQPHQQRAATESLTALDLLHQEQALGSIVTFCSALDDALGGGVPVGKTTEICGAPGVGKTQLCMQLAVDVQIPVCFGGLGGKALYIDTEGSFLVQRVVDMAEAAVQHCTLLAEDTEQRQALEEFTVEKILSSLFLVRCHDYVELLAEVYLLPDFLSEHPEVRLVVIDSIAFPFRHDFEDLSQRTRLLNGLAQQLIQLATKHSLAVVLTNQMTTRVSNGQSKLVPALGESWGHAATQRLILHWEGLRRLASLYKSPSQMEATIQYQITVQGFRDAPDEPRPTPASSAVSCPSGNHSKRPRMEDLS; from the exons ATGCACAGGACTGTGCCCAGCCTCCCTTTGGCGCCTTCGGTGAAGGTGAAGCTCATCAACGCGGGTTTCCAAGTGGCGTCAGACTTGATTGACATGCGTCCTCTTCAGCTCTGCAAAG AGGCAGGTATCTCACAGGAGGAGGCAGTGGAGGTGTTGCAGATGTTGAGGGATGATGGCCAGCCTCACCAGCAGAGAGCAGCAACAGAGAGCCTAACAGCTCTGGATCTCCTGCACCAGGAGCAGGCTCTGGGGAGCATTGTGACGTTCTGCTCAGCCCTGGATGATGCCCTCGGAGGGGGCGTGCCTGTGGGAAAGACCACTGAGATCTGCGGGGCCCCTGGTGTTGGAAAGACTCAACTGTG catGCAGCTTGCTGTGGACGTGCAGATTCCTGTGTGCTttggaggtctgggaggaaagGCACTGTATATAGACACAGAAGGGAGTTTCTTAGTGCAGCGGGTTGTTGATATGGCAGAGGCAGCCGTGCAGCACTGCACCCTCCTGGCAGAGGATACAG AACAGAGACAGGCTTTAGAGGAATTTACTGTCGAGAAGATCCTCTCAAGTCTCTTCTTGGTGCGTTGCCATGACTATGTAGAGCTGTTAGCTGAGGTTTACCTCCTACCTGACTTCCTTTCTGAGCATCCCGAG GTGAGGTTGGTAGTGATTGACAGCATCGCCTTCCCATTCCGGCATGACTTTGAGGATCTTTCTCAGAGGACTCGTCTCCTAAATGGCCTTGCCCAGCAGCTCATCCAACTAGCAACAAAACATAGTTTAGCG GTTgttttgaccaatcagatgacgACAAGAGTTTCAAATGGCCAATCTAAGCTGGTTCCTGCATTAG GTGAAAGTTGGGGTCATGCTGCGACGCAGAGGCTCATCCTGCACTGGGAGGGTCTGCGAAG GCTTGCCTCCCTGTACAAGTCTCCAAGTCAAATGGAAGCCACAATTCAATATCAAATCACA GTCCAGGGTTTTAGGGATGCCCCAGATGAACCCAGACCTACTCCTGCTTCATCTGCAGTCTCATGTCCTTCAGGAAACCACAGCAAACGCCCTCGAATGGAGGATCTGTCTTGA